In the Populus trichocarpa isolate Nisqually-1 chromosome 1, P.trichocarpa_v4.1, whole genome shotgun sequence genome, one interval contains:
- the LOC112324487 gene encoding uncharacterized protein LOC112324487 produces the protein MASRKNAFGNRLDVGWQHGIDVDKNSRKVLCKYCQKIISGGIFRFKQHLACTRKDVELCQQVPENVKQMILGVLVKNLEATEKKRKALQYSGNDVDDDEIKEISSKDKGKRVASGSGSTQTTLNQLLKKDIREEACRQIARFFYTSAIPFNCVKNPEFIKALEMVAKHGPGFKPPSYYDIREKYLKQEVDQTMKLLEEYKLEWKKTGCSIMSDGWTDKKRRCICNFLVNSPKGTVFLSSVDTSNMSKTADKVFEMLDAIVERIGEENVVQVVTDNAANYKAAGQLLMKKRKSLFWTPCAAHCIDLILEDFEKKLEVHQVTIAKGRRITSYIYSRTILISMLRHFTKGRDLIRPAATRFATAYLTLGCLNDHKIQLMTMFTSNQWNSCRFARIEEGKRIQNCVLDSRFWYDVTICIKAAFPLIKVLRLVDSDEKPAMGFIYKAMDEAKEKIQVNFGSVKKRYISC, from the coding sequence ATGGCATCTAGAAAAAATGCTTTTGGTAATAGGCTTGATGTTGGATGGCAGCATGGGATAGATGTTGATAAAAATTCTAGGAAAGTATTGTGCAagtattgtcaaaaaattattagtggAGGTATATTTCGTTTCAAACAACATTTGGCTTGCACTCGTAAGGATGTTGAGTTATGTCAGCAAGTGCCAGAAAATGTTAAGCAGATGATTTTAggtgttttggtgaaaaatctagaggcaactgaaaagaaaagaaaggcccTTCAATATAGTGGaaatgatgttgatgatgatgaaataaaagaaattagctcCAAGGACAAAGGAAAGAGAGTAGCTAGTGGGAGTGGAAGTACACAAACAACTCTAAATCAATTGCTAAAAAAGGATATTAGAGAAGAAGCATGTCGACAAATTGCTAGGTTTTTCTACACTAGTGCAATTCCatttaattgtgtaaaaaaccCTGAGTTTATTAAAGCACTTGAAATGGTTGCAAAGCATGGGCCAGGTTTCAAGCCTCCATCCTACTATGATATTAGAGAGAAGTATTTGAAGCAAGAAGTGGATCAAACAATGAAATTGCTTGAGGAGTACAagctagaatggaaaaaaacagGTTGTTCAATAATGTCTGATGGATGGACAGATAAAAAAAGACGTTGTATTTGTAACTTTTTGGTTAATAGTCCTAAAGGGACAGTTTTTTTGTCATCGGTGGATACTTCTAATATGTCCAAGACTGCTGATAAGGTATTTGAGATGTTAGATGCCATTGTGGAGAGGATTGGGGAGGAAAATGTTGTCCAAGTAGTCACCgataatgctgcaaattataAGGCAGCGGGacaattattaatgaaaaaaagaaagagtttgttttggacACCATGTGCTGCCCATTGTATTGACTTGATATTAGAAGATTTTGAGAAGAAGTTAGAGGTTCATCAAGTAACTATTGCAAAGGGGAGGAGAATCAcctcatatatttattcaagaacCATTCTTATTTCTATGCTAAGGCACTTTACGAAAGGAAGAGATTTGATTAGGCCTGCTGCCACTCGATTTGCTACTGCATATTTGACTCTAGGATGTTTGAATGATCATAAAATACAGCTGATGACTATGTTTACTTCCAACCAGTGGAATTCATGTAGGTTTGCAAGAATAGAAGAAGGGAAACGaattcaaaattgtgttttggacAGCAGATTTTGGTATGATGTTACTATATGTATTAAGGCAGCGTTTCCTCTAATTAAAGTTCTTCGATTAGTTGATTCTGATGAGAAACCAGCTatgggttttatatataaagcaatggatgaagcaaaagagaagatacaagtgaattttggttctgtgaaaaaaaggtatatatcttgctaa